The following proteins are encoded in a genomic region of Lutra lutra chromosome 16, mLutLut1.2, whole genome shotgun sequence:
- the LOC125087514 gene encoding basic proline-rich protein, whose amino-acid sequence MSLGGRRSSSPAEEPKEGSRLLLSLDAQPRQQVLPGAPPRPPCTGLTRGGGCKLPLPGQSGRVGRCRPRVSSDNGPRKPPPGWVADPGPADPEAGAKLLPPRPAWPRALGSGSAEKRRSGRRRGRRAPPPAQDGPARASHAVCSERRSPTPSACAPADQPRAPVPRAPPHGRRARAAASGPGGDAAVLGEVRGARRPRGWRRRGRDTRAPQAAASRRQGERRRASPTDTGGRPGCPTPRSRWPRRPSGHGRRAPAAWRPAPPPATPPRTRRATRAAPPPSGHMTPAGPIAAPRLSLPLGRAHLTAPAALPGSRSLSRSHSVSLAKEEPEDKKAGGRKAGGPRLPPASARRSPRPSPPLPAPERSGLGGAGGAGGQKPGARPRGREARGAAAACPEQAGGLEAVTAALRAARAATTRPRTSDRPEGGTALRAHTALGVSETAGAARGALGRGSPGRSAGAVAVRSPRSGPDPHAPPTRRGPRTAARVAPRGAARARGSGSGLVTVRPIRGHRQLRPRRLAAAGWPGEGAGLPFVLSSSARRAPPPAPRLPGPPPGAGPGPPGMWWGQQAAARRPSKMAARGARPCPRPRLVHTQEKDPPPDTRPVRGLTLPRPARSLSRGPRTLAPSGVLGAVQRSAPEPSLRSGWPPRRPPSHGWGPRKGGSQAPGDPWPPFHPH is encoded by the exons ATGAGTCTGGGTGGCCGCAGGTCGAGCAGCCCGGCGGAGGAGCCCAAGGAAGGGAGCCGCTTGCTCCTCTCCTTGGACGCCCAGCCCCGGCAGCAGGTACTTCCAGGGGCACCTCCCCGGCCTCCTTGCACTGGTTTAACGCGCGGAGGTGGATGCAAGCTCCCGCTTCCCGGGCAAAGCGGCAGAGTCGGGCGCTGCCGTCCCCGCGTCTCCTCAGACAACGGGCCCAGAAAACCGCCTCCAGGGTGGGTCGCTGACCCTGGGCCCGCTGACCCCGAGGCCGGGGCAAAGCtgctcccgccccgccccgcctggcCGCGGGCGCTGGGCTCGGGCTCCGCGGAGAAGCGGCGCTctgggcggcggcggggccggcgCGCCCCACCCCCCGCGCAGGACGGGCCGGCTCGGGCCTCGCACGCGGTCTGCTCCGAGCGACGTTCGCCCACCCCGTCGGCCTGCGCGCCCGCGGACCAGCCGCGAGCCCCCGTCCCGCGTGCGCCCCCGCACGGACGCAGAGCCAGGGCAGCCGCCAGCGGGCCGGGCGGGGACGCAGCCGTCCTGGGTGAGGTCCGCGGAGCCCGCCGGCCCCGGGGTTGGAGGCGCCGCGGGAGGGACACACGAGCCCCGCAGGCCGCGGCCTCCCGACGCCAAGGGGAGCGACGCCGCGCCAGCCCCACGGACACCGGAGGCCGTCCGGGCTGCCCGACGCCACGGAGCCGCTGGCCCCGAAGACCCTCCGGCCACGGAAGACGCGCCCCTGCGGCCTGGCGCCCAGCCCCGCCGCCTGCCACGCCGCCCCGCACGCGCCGAGCCACGCGGGCAGCCCCGCCGCCCTCCGGTCACATGACCCCGGCTGGACCAATCGCGGCACCTCGCCTCTCGCTTCCTCTGGGAAG AGCACACCTCACTGCCCCAGCTGCCCTGCCTGGTAGCCGGAGCCTGTCCCGGAGCCACAGTGTCAGCTTGGCCAAAGAGGAGCCTGAAGACAAGAAAGCCGGCGGGAGGAAAGCCGG CGGGCCACGTCTCCCCCCCGCGTCCGCGCGACGCAGCCCCAGACCCTCTCCTCCGCTCCCGGCCCCGGAGCGCAGTGGCCTGGGGGGCGCCGGGGGTGCGGGGGGGCAGAAGCCGGGCGCCCGGCCCCGGGGAAGGGAGGCCCGCGGCGCGGCAGCCGCCTGCCCCGAACAGGCTGGTGGCCTTGAGGCGGTCACTGCAGCCCTGCGCGCAGCGAGGGCAGCCACCACCCGGCCCCGCACCTCAGACCGGCCGGAAGGCGGCACAGCGCTTCGCGCGCACACGGCGCTCGGGGTCTCCGAGACGGCTGGGGCGGCGCGGGGAGCCCTGGGCCGGGGGTCCCCGGGGCGAAGCGCGGGCGCGGTCGCCGTCCGGTCCCCGAGGAGCGGCCCCGATCCCCACGCCCCGCCCACCCGCCGCGGCCCGCGAACCGCCGCGCGCGTCGCCCCACGTGGGGCCGCACGGGCTCGCGGCTCCGGCTCCGGATTGGTCACCGTTCGGCCAATCAGAGGTCACCGTCAGCTGCGGCCGCGCCGATTGGCCGCCGCGGGctggccgggggagggggcggggctcccttttgttctttcttcctcgGCGCGGCGCGCCCCACCTCCCGCTCCCCGCCTCCCGGGACCCCCACCCGGAGCCGGGCCCGGGCCGCCTGGGATGTGGTGGGGGCAGCAGGCCGCCGCCCGACGTCCCTCCAAAATGGCCGCGCGGGGGGCCAGGCCTTGCCCCCGCCCCCGGCTTGTTCACACGCAGGAGAAAGACCCGCCGCCTGACACGCGGCCTGTGAGGGGCCTGACCTTGCCCCGGCCCGCTCGGTCTCTGTCGCGCGGTCCCCGTACCCTCGCCCCCTCCGGTGTCCTCGGAGCTGTGCAGAGGAGCGCGCCAGAACCGAGCCTGCGCTCCGG GTGGCCACCAAGGAGACCACCAAGCCATGGCTGGGGCCCTAGGAAGGGGGGCAGCCAGGCCCCAGGGGATCCTTGGCCCCCCTTCCACCCCCATTGA